The nucleotide sequence aagagggccgggtgcggtggctcacacctgtaaccgcagcactttgggaggctgaggtgggtggatcacctgaagtcaggagttcaagaccagcctggccaacatggcaaaatcccgtctctactgaaaatacaaaaattagtcaggcgtgatggtgggcgcctgtaatcccagctactcaggaggctgaggcaggagaattgcttgaaccccaggaggtggaggttgcagtgagccaagattgcgccactgcactccagcctggtgacagagtgagactcctcctcaaaaaaaataaaataaataaaataaaaaataaggccgggcacggtggctcacgcctgtaatcccagcactttgggaggccgagacgggcggatcatgaggtcaggagatcaagaccatcctggctaacacggtgaaaccccatctctaataaaaatacaaaaaaaaaaatagccgggtgtggtggcgggcgcctgtagtcccagctacatgggaggctgaggcaggagaatggcgtgaacccgggaggcggagcttgcagtgagccgagattgcgccactgaactccagcctgggcgacagagcgagactccgtctcaaaataaataaataaatacaataaaataataaaaaataaaatccttcaaaGATTACAGAAAAGCTCTGCCCGGAGCACTTGGGTGGGCACCTAAGGACTGGCCCTGGTCATTTGGGGGCGTCTGTGTGTCACAGGGCAGCCCCAGCAGGGTTTCCCTGAGACACGGGGCGCCCTGGTCCTGCAGAGGCACATGCTTCCCAGAGTGAGTTTCATATTTGCTCTCGTGTCCCAGGCTACAGCAACTGGACGAGGAGAACAGTGAGCTCCGGTCCTGCACGCCCTGTCTGAAGGCCAACATTGAGCGCCTGGAGGAGGTGAGCTGCCTACATCCTGGAGCTGTGGCTAGTGGGCCCAGCCCGTGCCCTGCCTGTGGGGCAGCCGAGGTAGCCCTGAGCTCTGTGCTGAGCAGGATGCTGTGCTGTGTGTGAGGGAACAGGGCCAGCTCAGGGCCCAGGCCACTGGAAGGCACCGGACCTGAAGGCACTGTTCCACCCACAGGAGCAGGGCCCAGAGGCTCACTCCTAGATGGACCCAGGGCTCTGAATCTGGGAAGTGTCCTCCAAGGGGAAGGCATCAGCCAGCCACTCACGCCCCGACCCCTGCAGAcgtggaggcagaggctgcatgtGGGGTTCCCACACCCCAGCTCATCACTGTGAGacctccctccccccacctcaccAGCTGTGCTCTGGGAAGCTCCCAGGAAGGATATTCTCAGAGCACTTGGGCCCTGGCTCCCGTGAACCAGAGGAGCCCGGCTGGAGCTGCCCACAGCCACTGAGTCAGGTCCTGTCCACACAAAGGTCCTTCCTGCCCCTCATGAGAAATGGCCCTCGTGGCCTGTGTGTGTGAGGCGCCCAGAGGCAGGTGGCCTTGACCTCCACTGAGAGGCAAGAAGGCTCAGACCCAGCCCTGTCGCGCTCCAACACGGGGGCTACCATGCTGCTGTTTGGGAGACTCAGAGACTGGAGGGACAGACGACCGGGGCAAGCTGCATGCACAGGTGGGAGGGCAACGCACATCCAGGGCAGGTGTCCACCCCTGCAGGAGAAGCAGAAGCTGTTGGATGAGATAGAGTCGCTGACGTTGCGGCTCAGCGAAGAGCAGGAGAACAAGAGGAGGATGGGGGACAGGCTGAGTCACGAGAGGCACCAGTTCCAGAGGGACAAGGAGGCCACACAGGAGGTGAGCTGGCACCCACCCTGCCCCATGCCAGTCCTGCCCCCAGCCTGCCCCAGGGGAAGCCTTTGTTTCCTAAGATGCTAGCTTTTGGCTGTGAGTTTTGGACATAGCTGCTGGTGTGTGTCGTCTTCCCGAGAGACGGCCAGATCAACCCTGAGGTTCTACAGCCAAGTGATGGCTGATGGTGTCCCCTGGGAGCCCAGGCCCCCCGGCTCACCCAGCGGTTGCCCTGCAGCTGATCGAGGACCTCCGAAAGCAGCTGGAGCACCTGCAGCTCCTGAAGCTGGAAGCTGAGCAGCggcggggccgcagcagcagcatGGGCCTGCAGGAGTACCACAGCCGCGCCCGGGAGAGCGAGCTGGAGCAGGAGGTCcgcaggctgaagcaggtgggCAGGCCTGGGCCTCCCTCCCTCACATTCCTGCAGAATGTTCCACAAGGCTGGTTGGGAAGGTGGGGACATGGAGGGTCAGCATCTGAGCTGGAGGCCTTTTTCCCTGGGCAGTCCTTGTCCCTGCTCAGCCATCTGCAGGGGCCACAGCCCAGTAGTGATGTTGCTGTGCCCTCCCAGGACAACCGCAACCTTAAGGAGCAGAACGAGGAGCTGAACGGGCAGATCATTACCCTCAGCATCCAGGGCGCCAAGAGCCTCTTCTCCACAGCCTTCTCTGAGTCCCTGGCTGCAGAGATCAGCTCTGTCTCCCGAGATGAGGTAACACATCCCATGCCTGCACAGTGTGGCCTGGCGTTTACAGCCCGCACTGTCTGTGCGCTGTGGTTTATGCACTGTGGCCTGTGGCCCGTGCGCCTCAGCTCTGACTGCCTGCTCTCCCTGCAGCTCATGGAGGCAATTCAGAAGCAGGAGGAGATCAACTTCCGCCTGCAGGACTACATCGACAGGATCATCGTGGCCATCATGGAGACCAACCCGTCCATCCTGGAGGTCAAGTAGAGGCAGGAAGGCCCAGCCTGGGCTGGATTCGGGACTCCAGCACCCTGGAGTGGTCCCGTCACACCGTGAGGAGCCAAGACCAGCAGGTCCCACAGCCGACGGTGCCCAGAGCATGCAGGGAGTCCTCATGCAGCTGGGCTGGGGCCGCCAAAGACAGGGGCTGCCAAAGGGGCAGAGGGTGGTGGAGAGGAGAGGCAGAAAGGGAAGTCCCAGGGCCCGGGGTCCATAGAGGGTGAGGGTTGTGGCGGGGCCATCCATCAGCGCTGACCTTTCGGGGGGCCCAGAGCTTTCCAGCCCTAAGTCACCCTGGCTGTGAACGCCTATACTTCAGTTCAGCAGGATGGGTTGGAGAGCCTCTCTGTGCAGAGGTGTGGGGTGAGCCCCGCTATGGCCTCCTTGTGGTGGTCCCTTTCCACATGCAGCCCTattgggaagaaaggaagaaaacggGTCCTTCCAGGGGTGCTGCTGCCTAAGCCACCCACACAAGTACCCTGGTGCCGTTTCACCCATGCTGAGGCGCTGCTGATGGCTGACGGGCTCCCGGACCCTCACCTCAGACATGGTGGTGCGGGAAGGACGGGTGGGCAAGGCTGGTGCATTTCCCCAGCTCTACCTACACTGCTTGGGCCATTGCCCAGTCAGATGTGGTCACCTCAGTCCAGCTCTGGGGCCTCCAGGCCATGTGGCTGTTCCCATGGCCCATTCCTCGCTGCAGTAACCCCTGGGGGCTCTGACCACCTATGGGGGTCGGGCAGGAGCCACTGGGGCCCTCCACTCCGACATCAGGACctgagattacagctgtgtgGCGCTCTCTCCCTGGGTGGGGTGGATGCTGCAGGCTCCTCTGGCTCCCAGGTGCTGCTTCTCCACAGGTGCGGCCTGACCTGGCCTCCTAAAGGCCACACCCTCCCCACGCACTTCCCAGGCCAGAGTCCAAACATCAGGAACcctgttttcttgtttgtgtctcaCTTAGAAATCGTGGTTCTTCCCCGAGGGTGCGTGTTGTAGGAGGGAGAGGGCAGGGAAGACTCACAGCAGAGCAGGAGGGGCTGCGCTTCTCGGGTCTGCACCCCAGGCGCAGCGGTGTCACCCCGCAGGGCTGCAGGCCCGCCCCCGACCCCCAGCATTCCCCGGGTGGGCCCAGACCCCATCACCAAGACTGGCCACCTGCTGCGTGTGAGTGCGCgcatgtgtgcgtgcgtgcgtgcgtgcgtgcacCTGTGTGGCCCCGCATCCACCGCCTTCCATGCTAGGATGTAAGAGGTCGCCTCCTATTGTACATTTGGGGAAAGCCTTGGGTGTAAATCAGTGTAAACTTGGAGGAGAAATTTTTCTATCATGTAGAGTAGGTATTTTTTATAGATTGAAGGTTGATcaattttttaatactttcaaGAGAGAAAACTATCTGTGTATacacatgaaatatatatatatatatatgtataatatataaagacTGGCACCCTGCCTCTCTGtgcccaggcccagccctggtGACACGGCACCACTCAGCAGTGCTGTCGCTATAAGCATGGACTCCCAGGAGACAGTGTGGGAAACGCTCCTGCTTTAATTCCTCAAGAAACGGCTCTTCCTGCCTGGATGCAGGAGGGCAGGGGCCACCACAGATTAAAGCTGTTACTGCACACGCAGAGGCCGGCTCCTTCCTCCGGTGGGCCACAGGTGGGGTGGGAGTCTTGTGGGCCGGGCCCAGCTTCCCTCAAGGCGTCCGGGGCCATCAGTTGTCTGAGCTCAGAATCCAGGAGACGTGCCTGGCTCTGCAGCTTGGTCAGACCAAGACCCTTCCAAGGCTGCAGGATTGCACCTCCAGGTCCAGCAGAGCCTGGCAGCTTTCTGGCTAGGTTCTGGATCCTCACGAGTTGCTGAGACAGCATCAAGGTGGGGCCAGGGAAAGGGGGCAGCACAGGGCTGTGTGGGCCTCAGGAGGGCGGGGGGCCGGGCAAAGGGGGCAGCACAGGGCTGTGTGGGCATCACAGCTCTGGGTCAGTATCCCCGCCTCTGGGGATGTACGTCCCTTGTCGGGAGAGCTGTCAGCATGTCCCCAGGATGAAGAGAAGAAGCGGGGGgcagggcacagaggctcacgctataatctcagcactttgggaggccaaggcaggaggatcgcttgaacccaggagtttaagaccagcttgggcaacatagcaaggccccatctctaaaaaataaattagccaggcttggtggtgcacacttgtagtcccagttccttgggaggctgaggtgggagaactgcttgagcccaggagatggaggttacagtgagctgtgatcacaccgctacactccagcctgggcgacagagcaagaccccatttcaaaaagaatttaaaagggcAGTGATGTGCAGGGTGGTGGGAGAACACACCTCAGAAGAGGGGGCAGACAAAGGACCAGCACCAGAGGCATaggaaggagagaaggcagggCCCGATGGGAGTGGGCTCCTGAGGTCACAGGGGCAGCCAGGCAGTCTGAGAGCTTAGTGCCACTGCAGCCACAAGGAATGGCCTGTGGGGAGTGGTCCCATCTGATCAAGAGTCCCCCAAAAACACAAGCCTTGAAAACTAGACCACTTGGTCTGGCATCCAGGAAGCAGACTGCATCTgcatctctctcttctcctgtccCCGCCCGGGATGCCCGCCTGCCCATCACTCTCAGATGCAGATGGAGAAACCaagcccagggaggctgaggaccCAGGTCTGTCATCCCCTCAGCCCAGCTGCTGCCTGTGGGCTGGTGACCGGAAGAGGACCAGGCGTGGCCTACAGTGAGGAGTGCTTGAACCCTCAGTGCAGGTGCAGCAGAATGATTCCAGGTCACAGAGCCCAGGAACCCTGGTTGCTTCATGAGTTAGAACTGAGGAGTGACATGGGTGGTGTGGGCGTGTCCAAGGCCAAGTTCCTGCTCCCAGGAAAAGGGCCTGCTCTCTCACCTACGTAGGGGTCTCTGTGTGGTGCCAGCAGGGCCCATTCCTGCTTAGAGGGAGAagctggaggtggggagagggactCATTACACGCTTCCAGGCCAGagccagggaggggaaggggagcagCTTCCTTCTTATACCCCACTGTGGTCTAGGAGCACCTCAGTTTCATTTCCATGCTAGATTTTAAACGTGAAGCCTGTACACAGTCCAGCTGGCCCCACCTCGATGACCCATTGGGGTCTCTAGCCCAAAGGAGTTTAAGACAGGAGGACACAGGATGAAATGGAAACATTCCCGTAAGGGCTGCCAGAGACCTTGTCGGTGAGCGAGAGCAGGGTGGGGTGGCCAGTGTGCATGCCTGGTAGACGTGCCCAGAAGCCCGCACCCCCCCAGGAGGCCTGAA is from Macaca fascicularis isolate 582-1 chromosome 20, T2T-MFA8v1.1 and encodes:
- the RAB11FIP3 gene encoding rab11 family-interacting protein 3 isoform X4, with the translated sequence MGSESTYSECETFTDEDTSTLVHPELQPEGDADSAGGSAVPSECLDAMEEPDHGALLLLPGRSHPHGQSVITVIGGEEHFEDYGEGSEAELSPETLCNGQLGCSDPAFLTPRYLHQSGALTMEALEDPSPELVEGPEEDIADKVVFLERRVLELEKDTAATGEQHSRLRQENLQLVHRANALEEQLKEQELRACEMVLEETRRQKELLCKMEREKSIEIENLQARLQQLDEENSELRSCTPCLKANIERLEEEKQKLLDEIESLTLRLSEEQENKRRMGDRLSHERHQFQRDKEATQELIEDLRKQLEHLQLLKLEAEQRRGRSSSMGLQEYHSRARESELEQEVRRLKQSLSLLSHLQGPQPSSDVAVPSQDNRNLKEQNEELNGQIITLSIQGAKSLFSTAFSESLAAEISSVSRDELMEAIQKQEEINFRLQDYIDRIIVAIMETNPSILEVK